Proteins encoded in a region of the Thermus albus genome:
- a CDS encoding FeoA family protein, with protein MLPLTQLPPGQQARILRVPPEEKRLLALGLRPGATVEILLRAPLGDPLEVRAGETYLLLRREAAKVILVEASREPT; from the coding sequence ATGCTACCCCTAACCCAGCTTCCCCCTGGCCAGCAGGCGCGAATCCTCAGGGTTCCGCCGGAAGAAAAGCGGCTTCTAGCCTTAGGCTTGAGGCCTGGAGCCACGGTGGAAATCCTCTTACGGGCCCCCTTGGGGGATCCCCTCGAGGTGCGGGCAGGGGAAACCTATCTGCTCCTACGCCGCGAGGCGGCCAAGGTCATCCTGGTGGAAGCCAGCAGGGAGCCCACATGA